In candidate division WOR-3 bacterium, a single window of DNA contains:
- a CDS encoding tetratricopeptide repeat protein, which produces MYYIGILVRDLKKKPFHNLIENLKRFGSKVEQAEKHLIVFSNDDINIINCLFKLKEIYPEIRTGISQYIGIAKGLARIAQIGEILTSADTEPAILESFDITSLGMLTIEGMKTEILVCRIDCPKGKERFPELKKQIRIIPRPLMIDAFKNFLNVTKSALIFAPDGTGKTVFIDQLVEEFGQEKEILRTTAPAYLSNITLKPVCDLLIQLFKIQIDFTLEEKQKIIESKLKEIGMRDIGTSYLAILDFLNIGEEETILRKMETKVRIELIINTICDVMTNLSHLKPLVVIVEDIENLDPSSINFLQHCITKLSDENIIFIFTSNRAQVNLKGIKEFELLEIDRSQIEEYLFNEIGEKINFPSTTIFNIAQYLALYYEEQIDYFYALYSGENPLVNFSLPFADYKTIIKRRVELLEENKELLYALAALGYEIDPQDFPIAENIQEQLEYLVEHNFLRRIDKKYFFTSPLLHETIYELIPDKNARHTRLADYYRRREGYEEYALFHYMKSENYKRTMEYLLKASKIAVKKGGYESAINYYLQALELCRREKDVADLETLIAINEGLADIYRSMGDEEQAMKYYKVVLDSYKEILKE; this is translated from the coding sequence ATGTATTACATTGGAATTCTCGTAAGAGATTTAAAGAAAAAGCCATTCCATAATCTTATTGAAAATCTGAAAAGGTTTGGTTCAAAAGTTGAACAGGCAGAGAAACATTTAATTGTTTTCTCCAATGATGATATAAATATAATTAACTGCCTGTTTAAACTTAAAGAGATTTATCCAGAGATTCGCACGGGCATATCTCAATACATAGGCATTGCTAAGGGACTGGCACGTATTGCCCAGATTGGAGAGATACTGACATCCGCAGATACCGAGCCAGCAATTCTTGAAAGTTTTGATATTACTTCATTGGGGATGCTTACAATAGAGGGCATGAAGACAGAGATTCTTGTCTGTCGTATTGACTGCCCAAAAGGAAAGGAAAGATTCCCTGAACTTAAAAAGCAAATAAGAATTATTCCCCGTCCTTTAATGATTGATGCCTTCAAAAATTTTCTTAATGTTACAAAATCCGCTTTGATATTTGCACCGGATGGAACAGGAAAAACGGTATTCATTGATCAATTAGTTGAAGAGTTTGGGCAGGAAAAAGAAATTTTGAGAACAACTGCGCCAGCCTATCTTTCCAATATTACATTAAAACCAGTTTGTGACCTATTAATTCAGTTATTCAAAATTCAAATAGATTTTACCCTTGAAGAAAAACAAAAGATAATTGAAAGTAAATTAAAAGAGATAGGAATGAGGGATATCGGCACAAGTTATTTAGCAATCCTTGATTTCCTAAATATTGGTGAAGAAGAAACTATATTAAGAAAGATGGAAACAAAGGTTCGGATTGAATTGATCATTAATACAATTTGTGATGTGATGACAAATCTATCCCATTTAAAACCCCTGGTTGTTATTGTTGAAGATATAGAAAATCTTGATCCATCTTCAATAAATTTCCTACAACATTGTATTACAAAATTGTCTGATGAGAATATTATATTTATCTTTACCTCCAATCGTGCCCAGGTGAATTTAAAAGGAATAAAGGAATTTGAACTCTTAGAGATTGACCGTTCGCAGATAGAAGAATATTTATTTAACGAAATCGGAGAGAAGATAAATTTCCCATCCACAACTATCTTCAATATTGCCCAATATCTTGCCTTATACTATGAAGAACAGATTGATTACTTTTATGCACTTTACAGTGGTGAAAATCCACTTGTCAATTTCAGCCTGCCCTTTGCTGACTACAAAACAATCATTAAAAGACGGGTAGAATTGCTTGAAGAAAATAAAGAATTATTATATGCCCTTGCTGCCCTCGGTTACGAAATTGACCCACAAGATTTTCCTATTGCCGAAAATATTCAGGAACAACTTGAGTATCTTGTAGAGCACAACTTCTTAAGAAGAATAGATAAAAAATATTTCTTTACTTCGCCTTTACTCCACGAAACTATTTATGAACTTATCCCGGATAAAAATGCACGCCATACGCGGCTTGCAGATTATTACCGCCGGCGTGAAGGATATGAGGAATATGCGCTGTTTCACTATATGAAATCAGAAAATTATAAACGGACGATGGAATATTTGCTGAAAGCCAGTAAGATTGCAGTAAAGAAAGGCGGTTATGAATCAGCCATAAACTATTATCTACAGGCATTAGAATTATGCCGAAGAGAAAAAGATGTCGCTGACCTTGAAACATTGATCGCAATAAACGAGGGGTTGGCGGATATCTATCGGTCAATGGGTGATGAGGAACAGGCGATGAAATATTATAAGGTGGTTCTTGATAGTTATAAAGAAATCCTGAAAGAATAG
- a CDS encoding M1 family aminopeptidase encodes MSFIFIIFLQWNDFNTEGKWLCPLPERQFVFAESLHSFDVLKYQLDVNVPMTSRSIQGVNRIKCKSNTNGLNVATLHSYGLTIDSVKVNNVNATYSTANETLHINLPQQFNYGDSFNIAVHYRGSWSVTSSQTGFCYWPKNYNSNTLHSLAYTLGEPWDARMWMPCYDEPFDKADQGCIISVTAPDTFVVCANGQLINVVNNPNNTKTWTYEETSPITTYLMHFGVSRFAKWSQWYHDQDGDSVEIRHFIWPQDSAQSVIAFQHLPDAMYLFDSLYGDYPFSRYGQDAVYPYAWGGMEHQTQTTIHRWWILNSSENGMAHELSHQWWGDMVTCVDFRDIWLNEGFATYSDANYNWYRFGYNNFITTMKNRANDYFTADAQSRHPIYNPPLSQLFDWGHTYCKASWVVHMLRYLNQALFFNALAVYRDSFEYGCASTEDLKRIFNQVYGTDLTWFFNEWVYGQGYPIYNIYWSCTPSGNNYQFIANIHQVQTNAPPVFHMPVQIKLFMGNADTLLNIPITGSPTHIELLVSHSVDSIRFDPNTWILCKSYIYTGVEEISKSNLDNKILLLSNPMREMRFDYTINMKAYVEFRIYDATGRIIKAVEPQMKQPGYHKIHIKDLPAGVYFIKMVANSEKNPVFEEIKKIVIVN; translated from the coding sequence ATGTCATTTATTTTTATCATATTTTTGCAATGGAATGATTTTAATACCGAAGGCAAATGGCTTTGTCCACTGCCCGAGAGGCAATTTGTTTTTGCAGAATCTCTCCATTCTTTTGATGTGTTGAAGTATCAACTCGATGTGAATGTGCCTATGACATCCCGTTCAATCCAGGGTGTTAATCGGATTAAATGTAAAAGCAATACCAACGGTTTGAATGTTGCCACCTTACATTCCTATGGTCTGACGATTGATTCCGTAAAAGTTAACAATGTCAATGCTACATACTCAACTGCCAATGAGACACTCCATATCAATCTTCCCCAGCAATTCAATTATGGTGATTCATTTAACATTGCAGTCCATTATCGTGGTTCCTGGAGTGTAACAAGTTCCCAAACCGGATTCTGCTACTGGCCCAAAAATTATAATAGTAACACCCTCCATTCACTTGCCTATACCCTTGGTGAGCCCTGGGATGCAAGAATGTGGATGCCCTGTTATGACGAACCATTTGATAAGGCAGACCAGGGTTGTATTATCAGTGTCACGGCACCTGATACCTTTGTAGTATGTGCCAATGGACAATTGATAAATGTCGTAAATAATCCCAATAATACCAAAACCTGGACCTATGAAGAAACAAGTCCGATTACCACATATCTTATGCACTTTGGTGTCTCAAGATTTGCAAAATGGTCCCAGTGGTATCATGACCAGGATGGTGATTCAGTTGAAATCCGACATTTTATCTGGCCCCAGGATTCAGCCCAATCTGTGATTGCATTCCAGCATCTGCCGGATGCAATGTATCTATTTGATTCCCTTTATGGTGATTATCCATTCAGCCGTTATGGACAGGATGCAGTCTATCCTTATGCCTGGGGTGGTATGGAACACCAGACTCAGACCACAATCCATCGCTGGTGGATATTGAATAGTTCGGAAAATGGGATGGCACATGAACTTTCTCATCAATGGTGGGGTGATATGGTCACCTGTGTTGATTTCAGGGATATCTGGCTCAATGAAGGATTTGCTACCTACAGTGATGCAAATTATAACTGGTATCGCTTCGGCTACAATAATTTTATCACGACAATGAAAAACCGGGCAAATGATTATTTTACTGCGGATGCCCAATCACGCCATCCAATCTATAATCCACCATTAAGCCAACTATTTGACTGGGGACATACATATTGCAAGGCATCCTGGGTTGTCCATATGCTCAGATATTTAAATCAAGCACTATTCTTTAATGCGCTTGCAGTATATCGTGATTCATTTGAATATGGCTGTGCCAGTACTGAAGATTTAAAACGAATATTCAATCAGGTTTATGGGACGGATTTAACCTGGTTCTTTAATGAATGGGTCTATGGACAGGGTTATCCGATTTATAATATCTACTGGAGTTGCACACCTTCGGGAAATAATTACCAATTCATCGCCAATATCCATCAGGTTCAAACGAATGCCCCACCGGTCTTTCATATGCCCGTCCAGATTAAATTGTTTATGGGAAATGCTGACACATTATTGAATATTCCAATAACCGGTTCACCCACCCATATTGAATTGCTCGTAAGCCATAGTGTTGATTCCATCAGATTTGACCCGAATACCTGGATTCTTTGTAAATCGTATATCTATACCGGTGTTGAAGAAATTTCAAAAAGCAATCTTGATAATAAGATATTATTGTTATCCAATCCGATGCGGGAAATGAGATTTGATTACACAATAAATATGAAGGCGTATGTGGAATTTAGAATCTATGATGCTACGGGAAGAATCATAAAGGCAGTAGAACCTCAAATGAAACAACCAGGTTATCATAAAATCCATATCAAAGATTTACCTGCAGGAGTTTATTTTATTAAAATGGTCGCGAATTCGGAAAAAAACCCGGTCTTTGAAGAAATAAAAAAGATTGTGATTGTTAATTAG
- the cdd gene encoding cytidine deaminase — MKISRVLIKKLKETVKYAYAPYSKIQVGALLYSSDGKIYTGTNIENSSYSLTICAERVAVFKGISEGVKKFSLLLMYSPQYDFILPCGACLQVLNEFAPDIVIATMNKNEEFKFFPLATLLKKPFKIRS, encoded by the coding sequence ATGAAGATATCCAGAGTTCTGATAAAAAAACTTAAAGAGACGGTAAAGTATGCATATGCTCCATATTCAAAAATACAGGTGGGTGCCCTATTGTACTCTTCGGATGGGAAGATATATACTGGAACAAATATTGAAAATAGCTCTTATTCACTTACTATCTGTGCAGAAAGAGTGGCAGTTTTTAAAGGTATCTCTGAAGGCGTTAAAAAATTTTCTTTATTACTTATGTATTCGCCACAGTATGATTTCATTCTTCCCTGCGGTGCCTGCTTACAGGTGCTTAACGAGTTTGCTCCGGATATCGTTATTGCAACTATGAATAAAAACGAAGAATTTAAATTTTTTCCTTTGGCTACATTATTAAAAAAACCATTTAAAATCAGGAGTTAA
- a CDS encoding Nramp family divalent metal transporter encodes MKEMKIGFLNINTKSDVPVPPSKKDFMVWIGPVMMTVALGLGTSEVILYPHLTSRFGVGWLGLMVLTLFFQTVWAQELARWTVVSGEHAVQGNARILSYPGAIISISLFMFLAFMLPAWATAAASALREILNWPIDVRTGTVFWAYITFIIVFLVAFLSKIARKYIEHIATWTTIIAWIILIFAALLAIKSTTITRMFFSLFAWQVPKDMDWWVLGSTIAWVGAGPTLIWYTYWMRDAGWGMAGYIDAIPGWFGKSANPISIGCIPEKNGENISRLKIWIKRSHFVLWIGYFLGSLFTIFIFVGLSDSILRPAGLIPKGFDVVKHQAQFFAVPLGRIGFFLFLLMAWLLFFNTQLTTAEALVRQNADITWNISERLRKFYKNDIKGVYFLWWFIYLVISFVLIGIQYFVKGANPFAYVTIAAMLSFVSLLFSMIATFIGSIIIYRQEIIQKVKPHIIWTIILGVGSFLHAYIIVRAIGYFFGFWK; translated from the coding sequence ATGAAGGAAATGAAAATTGGATTTTTGAATATAAATACAAAATCTGATGTTCCGGTGCCACCTTCTAAAAAAGATTTTATGGTCTGGATTGGTCCGGTGATGATGACTGTAGCACTTGGTTTAGGCACGAGCGAAGTAATTCTCTATCCACATCTGACATCCCGATTTGGCGTAGGTTGGCTTGGCTTAATGGTCTTGACATTATTTTTTCAGACTGTCTGGGCTCAGGAACTCGCACGTTGGACTGTAGTATCTGGAGAACATGCAGTCCAGGGTAATGCAAGAATTCTTTCTTATCCTGGGGCAATCATTTCTATCAGTCTATTTATGTTTCTTGCATTTATGTTGCCAGCATGGGCAACAGCCGCCGCTTCAGCACTGAGAGAAATTTTAAATTGGCCTATTGATGTCAGAACCGGAACTGTCTTCTGGGCATATATTACATTTATAATCGTCTTTTTGGTGGCTTTTCTCTCAAAAATTGCCCGTAAATACATTGAACACATTGCAACCTGGACAACAATAATTGCCTGGATAATACTAATATTTGCGGCTTTACTGGCAATAAAATCCACAACAATCACACGCATGTTTTTTAGTCTTTTTGCCTGGCAGGTACCAAAGGATATGGATTGGTGGGTTCTGGGCTCAACGATTGCCTGGGTTGGTGCGGGACCTACGCTTATCTGGTATACATACTGGATGAGGGATGCAGGTTGGGGTATGGCGGGCTACATTGATGCCATCCCTGGGTGGTTCGGTAAATCGGCAAATCCAATCAGCATAGGATGTATTCCCGAAAAAAATGGCGAAAATATTTCAAGACTCAAGATATGGATAAAACGGTCTCACTTTGTTTTGTGGATTGGTTATTTTCTTGGTAGTCTTTTCACAATCTTTATTTTTGTCGGACTCTCTGATTCTATACTCAGACCTGCGGGTTTGATTCCAAAAGGTTTTGATGTGGTAAAGCACCAGGCACAGTTTTTTGCGGTTCCTCTGGGTAGAATTGGTTTCTTTTTGTTTTTGCTCATGGCCTGGCTTTTATTCTTCAATACCCAGTTGACCACGGCTGAGGCACTGGTCAGACAGAATGCAGATATCACCTGGAATATTTCGGAACGATTGAGAAAATTTTATAAAAATGACATAAAAGGTGTGTATTTTCTCTGGTGGTTTATATATCTTGTCATCTCCTTTGTCCTCATTGGCATTCAATATTTTGTAAAAGGTGCGAACCCCTTTGCCTATGTGACAATCGCGGCAATGCTCTCTTTTGTCAGCCTTTTATTTTCAATGATTGCTACATTCATAGGTTCCATTATAATTTATCGTCAGGAAATAATACAAAAAGTGAAACCACATATAATCTGGACAATCATCTTAGGAGTTGGTTCGTTTTTACATGCCTACATAATAGTGAGGGCAATCGGTTATTTCTTCGGATTCTGGAAATAA
- a CDS encoding phosphopentomutase — MARAVVLILDGVGVGELPDAYKYNDQGSNTLGNLSKAVGGLKLPFLENLGLGNILEIQGVKRIKNPKGFFGKMAEISPGKDSTTGHWELMGVILKKPFPTYPDGFPEEIIKEFEKRIGYKTLGNYPASGTEIIKELGAEHIAKKMPIVYTSADSVFQIACHIDVFTLDELYRFCEIARELLQGEHGVARVIARPFAGQPPDFYRTKDRKDFSMKPPEPTLLDYAKESGFEVIAIGKVDDIFAKQGYTKSFHSVNNLECVDFVIKSLGEVDQGLIVANFVQFDMDWGHRNDILNFARGLEEMDAGIEKIVRDLKEYDLLFITADHGNDPTTPSTDHSREYVPVIAYFNAKKGKEIGVRNTFADLARTIARYMKIDGLKNGEDFLDIIMG; from the coding sequence ATGGCAAGGGCTGTTGTTTTAATCCTTGATGGTGTGGGAGTGGGTGAGCTACCTGATGCTTATAAATACAATGACCAGGGAAGCAATACCCTTGGTAATTTATCAAAGGCAGTAGGCGGGCTGAAATTACCATTCCTTGAGAATCTTGGACTCGGTAACATTCTTGAAATTCAGGGTGTGAAAAGAATTAAAAACCCAAAGGGATTTTTTGGCAAAATGGCAGAGATTTCTCCGGGAAAGGATTCAACGACCGGGCATTGGGAATTGATGGGGGTAATACTTAAAAAGCCTTTTCCAACGTACCCCGATGGTTTTCCTGAAGAAATTATAAAAGAATTTGAAAAGAGAATTGGTTACAAAACCCTGGGAAATTATCCTGCCTCAGGTACCGAGATCATAAAAGAACTTGGTGCGGAACATATTGCAAAAAAAATGCCGATAGTTTATACATCGGCAGATAGCGTATTCCAGATTGCCTGTCATATTGATGTCTTCACTCTTGATGAATTATACAGATTTTGTGAGATAGCACGAGAACTATTACAGGGTGAACATGGTGTCGCGCGTGTTATCGCCCGTCCATTCGCAGGACAACCGCCTGATTTTTATCGCACAAAAGACCGAAAGGACTTTTCTATGAAACCACCTGAGCCTACACTCCTTGATTATGCAAAAGAGAGTGGATTTGAGGTCATTGCGATAGGCAAAGTAGATGATATATTTGCTAAACAGGGTTATACAAAGTCCTTTCACTCTGTTAATAACCTTGAGTGCGTGGATTTTGTTATAAAATCATTGGGGGAAGTTGACCAAGGATTAATTGTAGCAAATTTTGTTCAATTTGATATGGACTGGGGACATCGTAATGATATATTGAATTTTGCCCGGGGATTAGAAGAAATGGATGCTGGAATTGAAAAAATTGTGCGGGATTTGAAGGAGTATGATTTATTATTTATCACTGCCGATCATGGAAATGATCCAACTACACCATCAACTGACCATTCAAGAGAATATGTACCCGTTATTGCTTATTTTAATGCAAAGAAAGGAAAAGAAATTGGGGTGAGGAATACTTTTGCTGATCTTGCCCGGACGATTGCACGGTATATGAAAATAGACGGTTTGAAAAATGGCGAAGATTTTCTTGATATTATAATGGGATAA
- a CDS encoding ABC transporter permease encodes MKKFLNIFQKEIKDLLTLRMILPFLMSIFILFFIGQVMQREVGRAMKPVHIGIMDKDKTNSSSALIEGLKNTKNLITVISAEADTQAVRIAKEQNLSMVVIIPEDYELNLKNKLSAEIRVYSIITSLGIASSAQRVSVRNLLQTLNKEVAELFLKEINPSLNLEILREPIKAKEFVVLKDIIQPGNAAFIIAYISTQTVIVPVALLMLIIITGTMIASSIAQEKENKTLETILTVPVSRFTIVLAKMLAAVVLAICFALFFVLAMGSYMSSFGSIGTSTTADFQGLGTGINLSLDTYGKILLGISIFLSIVNALALATLLALFAQDVKDAQTTIMPLTIMILIPYFFALTFDPGSMSLGLKIFTFLIPFSHTFFAFKFLLLGQRLPVILGIFYLLFFAVVLLFIATKVFSSERILTMKFSFGKLRRIV; translated from the coding sequence ATGAAGAAATTTTTAAATATCTTTCAAAAAGAAATAAAAGACCTTCTGACCTTAAGGATGATACTTCCATTTTTAATGTCCATATTTATACTATTTTTTATCGGTCAGGTTATGCAAAGAGAAGTCGGAAGGGCGATGAAACCCGTTCATATTGGTATTATGGACAAAGATAAAACAAATTCATCTTCCGCGCTAATTGAAGGTTTAAAAAATACAAAGAATTTAATCACAGTTATTTCTGCAGAGGCTGATACCCAGGCGGTAAGGATTGCAAAGGAACAAAACCTTTCTATGGTTGTGATAATTCCTGAAGATTACGAATTAAATTTAAAAAATAAACTGAGTGCTGAAATCAGAGTTTATTCAATAATAACTTCCTTAGGAATTGCGTCTTCTGCCCAGCGTGTAAGTGTGAGAAATTTATTACAAACACTCAATAAAGAAGTTGCAGAATTGTTTTTAAAGGAGATAAATCCCAGCCTAAATTTAGAAATACTTCGCGAACCTATAAAGGCTAAAGAATTCGTTGTCTTAAAAGATATCATTCAGCCGGGCAATGCAGCATTTATCATTGCCTACATTTCAACGCAAACAGTTATCGTACCCGTGGCACTTTTAATGTTAATCATAATAACTGGCACAATGATTGCATCATCAATTGCCCAGGAAAAGGAAAACAAGACCCTTGAGACAATCCTTACGGTCCCTGTTTCGCGATTTACAATTGTTCTTGCCAAGATGCTTGCGGCAGTAGTCCTTGCTATATGCTTTGCACTATTCTTTGTTTTAGCGATGGGCAGTTATATGTCTTCATTTGGTAGTATAGGCACGAGCACAACTGCTGATTTTCAGGGTTTGGGCACAGGTATAAATCTTAGTCTTGATACATACGGCAAAATTTTATTGGGTATAAGCATATTTTTATCGATAGTTAATGCCCTTGCCTTAGCAACACTTTTAGCATTATTTGCCCAGGATGTCAAAGATGCCCAGACCACGATTATGCCGCTCACTATAATGATACTAATCCCATATTTCTTTGCCCTGACCTTTGATCCCGGATCAATGAGTCTGGGTTTAAAGATCTTCACATTTTTAATCCCATTCTCTCATACATTCTTTGCCTTTAAGTTTCTACTCCTCGGACAGAGACTTCCTGTGATACTGGGAATTTTTTATCTACTTTTCTTTGCTGTCGTCTTGCTTTTTATTGCTACAAAAGTCTTTTCGTCAGAGAGAATTTTGACCATGAAGTTCAGTTTTGGAAAATTAAGGAGGATAGTATGA
- a CDS encoding putative LPS assembly protein LptD yields the protein MIFFLFIQINNDTLPAESLNVVHYSAKMITYNLDSAIVILNDSAYISYRDIQLFSDSAYYYIDRKTLEAFGLCHLRQVNDSIKGTHLKYNLETKKAMMDTGKTQIQKGFIEGKKIYWVEEKVVNAYDGKYTTCNDSPPHYYFYAPRMKVFLGDMVIARPIYLYIYDMPVIAAPFWFVPISSKRKSGLLPFKVGNSRAYGKFIRGFAYYYVISDYADLTLQIDAMEKKGMMPHLEGVWDYSPYSAGNFHINYIKEIDTRLTRYSIEARNNSPYFLFGSNFNCDIKYMSDNRYRSDYAETTIIWVDKEISSQATLNRDFGEIRNSVTLERRVDFGDTTTFEKIPYYTVTTPSRQLFSFLTYSLSGHISYDRKFYPHEKTEAGGANIHTSPSFKQNILDLFSISPGFDLDFAVFSEDTAGNKYPSRFGYSFFTNASTNLYRVYSVEMLGIKGILHKVMPGVSYNYTPDFKFGRFPSVYGIPNYAHVHNIGFGVSQEFEAKVGEKNEKKNFAQISLNSGYNLLNDTISPVSYSINLPLNPFPKPITAFSTRLGGSYNLYTKEYTYTIDQGTSIQMENFKININQSYTKGGKYQVSFVGEIKPTQNWTVSYSGRYDYGLKKFVDYSLALTRNLHCWEGVFSFSQFANDWRYDFKVRIKEIPEVAIGRGLLGYLIE from the coding sequence ATGATTTTTTTTCTCTTTATTCAGATAAACAATGATACATTACCAGCAGAAAGTCTTAATGTTGTTCACTATTCTGCAAAAATGATAACCTATAATCTTGATAGTGCAATTGTTATTTTAAATGATTCCGCATATATATCATATCGTGATATTCAATTATTTTCGGATAGTGCCTATTATTATATAGACAGAAAAACACTTGAGGCATTTGGCTTATGTCATTTGAGACAGGTGAATGATTCTATAAAAGGGACGCATTTAAAATACAACCTTGAGACAAAAAAGGCAATGATGGATACTGGTAAGACACAGATTCAAAAAGGATTTATTGAAGGGAAAAAAATTTACTGGGTGGAAGAGAAGGTCGTCAATGCCTATGATGGAAAATACACGACCTGCAACGATTCTCCGCCCCATTATTATTTTTATGCACCAAGGATGAAGGTTTTTTTAGGTGATATGGTTATTGCCCGACCGATTTATCTCTACATATATGATATGCCGGTTATTGCGGCGCCTTTCTGGTTCGTGCCAATATCATCAAAAAGAAAATCAGGGTTATTGCCGTTCAAGGTTGGAAATTCACGTGCCTATGGGAAATTTATAAGGGGTTTTGCTTATTATTATGTCATTTCTGACTACGCTGACCTGACCCTTCAGATAGATGCAATGGAGAAAAAAGGTATGATGCCTCACCTTGAAGGTGTATGGGATTACAGTCCATATTCTGCAGGAAATTTTCATATCAATTATATAAAAGAGATTGATACAAGGCTAACAAGATACAGCATTGAAGCAAGAAATAACTCCCCGTATTTTCTTTTTGGCTCTAATTTTAATTGTGATATAAAATATATGAGTGATAATAGATACCGTTCTGACTATGCTGAGACGACAATCATCTGGGTGGATAAAGAGATAAGCTCCCAGGCAACGCTTAATCGTGATTTTGGTGAGATTAGAAACAGTGTGACGCTTGAAAGAAGGGTTGATTTTGGCGATACCACAACCTTTGAGAAGATTCCATACTACACTGTTACAACCCCTTCAAGACAATTATTTTCTTTTCTCACCTATTCACTATCCGGACACATTAGTTATGACCGAAAATTTTATCCCCATGAGAAAACAGAGGCCGGTGGTGCAAATATCCATACCAGTCCTTCCTTTAAGCAGAACATTCTTGACCTTTTCTCAATCTCACCGGGATTTGATCTTGATTTTGCAGTATTCAGTGAAGATACCGCGGGCAATAAATACCCATCGCGATTCGGTTATTCATTCTTTACCAATGCCAGTACAAATTTATATCGGGTCTATAGTGTTGAAATGTTAGGAATAAAAGGAATCCTCCATAAGGTAATGCCTGGTGTTTCCTATAATTATACACCGGATTTCAAGTTTGGCAGATTCCCAAGCGTATATGGTATACCAAATTATGCGCATGTTCATAACATCGGCTTTGGTGTAAGCCAGGAATTTGAGGCAAAGGTTGGAGAAAAAAACGAAAAGAAAAATTTTGCGCAAATTTCTTTAAACAGTGGCTACAATTTATTAAATGATACAATCTCACCGGTGAGTTATTCTATTAATCTACCTTTAAATCCGTTTCCCAAACCCATAACTGCATTCAGCACCCGCTTGGGTGGCTCATATAATCTGTATACAAAAGAATATACATATACTATAGACCAGGGAACATCAATCCAGATGGAAAATTTTAAAATAAATATCAACCAGAGTTATACAAAAGGAGGAAAATATCAGGTGAGCTTTGTCGGCGAGATAAAACCAACTCAGAACTGGACTGTCTCGTATAGTGGAAGATATGATTATGGATTAAAAAAATTCGTTGATTACAGTCTTGCGTTAACGAGAAACCTCCATTGCTGGGAAGGGGTATTCAGTTTCTCTCAGTTCGCGAATGACTGGCGCTACGATTTCAAAGTCCGAATAAAAGAAATACCCGAAGTTGCGATAGGCCGGGGCTTGCTTGGATATTTGATAGAATAA
- a CDS encoding ABC transporter ATP-binding protein encodes MPALIVRDLYKNFGKIKAVDGISFDVAEGEIFGLIGPNGAGKTTTLRMIATLLQPTDGIIEIFGFNVLKEGTKIREMISYLPEEAGAYKNLKGIDYLKFMAGFYAKDNQEKQSIVERAVEIAKLGDRLNDLIRNYSKGMVRKLLLARALMHNPKLVILDEPTSGLDVINSLEVRNLIIDYARTGTTVIVSSHNMLEVEFLSNRVAFIHQGKIVEFGTPSELRNKYRAENLEQVFVKSIS; translated from the coding sequence ATGCCCGCACTCATTGTCAGAGATTTATACAAAAATTTTGGTAAAATCAAGGCGGTTGATGGAATTTCTTTTGATGTGGCAGAAGGCGAAATTTTTGGTCTGATCGGTCCAAATGGTGCAGGTAAGACAACAACTTTAAGAATGATCGCAACACTTTTGCAACCCACAGATGGAATTATAGAAATATTTGGATTTAATGTATTAAAAGAAGGCACGAAGATAAGAGAAATGATAAGTTATCTTCCAGAAGAAGCAGGTGCATACAAAAATCTTAAAGGGATTGATTATCTTAAATTTATGGCAGGTTTTTATGCAAAGGACAATCAAGAAAAACAAAGTATAGTAGAAAGGGCGGTTGAGATAGCAAAACTTGGAGACCGTCTGAATGACCTTATCAGGAACTACAGCAAGGGGATGGTAAGAAAATTGCTCCTTGCCCGTGCCCTGATGCATAATCCGAAATTAGTGATACTTGACGAACCAACATCGGGGCTTGATGTGATAAATTCGCTTGAGGTGCGAAATCTTATCATTGATTATGCAAGGACCGGCACAACGGTAATTGTCTCTTCACACAATATGCTTGAAGTTGAATTCTTATCAAATAGAGTGGCGTTCATCCATCAGGGCAAAATTGTTGAATTCGGGACTCCATCAGAATTACGCAATAAATACAGGGCAGAGAACCTTGAGCAGGTATTTGTAAAGAGTATAAGTTAA